CACCCCTAGCCTGGTTTCAATCATATCTCCTTGACCGCTCCCAGTTTATTCAACTGAAATCATTCCGCTCTCGTCTTTTCCCGGTCACTTCTGGTGTACCCCAAGGTTCAGTCTTAGGCCCTCTTCTCTTCATAATATACATCCTCCCTCTAGGTACCATTTTCTGCCAATTTGATCTTcactttcactgttttgctgatgacacccagttataTCTCTCCTGCAGACCTGATTCCTCCCTCCCACCTTCTTCCCTTACAGAATGTCTATCCTGATTTAGCTCTAATTTACTCAAGCTCAATGAGGAtaaaactgaaatcctccttatTGGCACCAAATCCAACCTTTTGAAGGCGAACCATTTCCACCTACGCAGCATTAACAGATTACGTCCTTCTCTTTCCACCCAGTCTACGTCCATTCTTGTCCACAGTCTTGTTACCTCCCGTATTGACTACTGCAATTCTCTTCTGCATGGCCTCCCCCAAAAATCCCTCCATAAGCTTCAACTGggtcagaactctgctgctcgcatTATTACCAGAACCCCTCCTACCAGCACATCACTCCTGTTCTTCAGGAACTTAATGTTACAAGCAGGTGTATTTGTGAAAATTATCCAATAAAATAAATGCTGAAATGTAAGCTCTGTGATCTTCATCTAAACTTCACCATATCGCGCTCGACTCATCTGGCCTGATGTTGTTGGGCTATGGTTTTCATGGTAACACATCCAAAACAATCAGACCCACTCAGGGGCAGATTTATTCAGTGTAAACAAGgtttagttttacttctttATTAGTTCAGAGAATCTGTGACGTTCGTCAAACAGGATCTCTCGGCAGGAAGCCCATCAGCTGATCCTGGTGTCTGGGTTTGCTTTGTTTCACGTGGTCTGTGAGCAACAGAGTTTCAAATACAGATTTGAATTTTTGTTCTGCGAAGAACGTCAGAGTCTCAAAGGCACAAGTGTTTAGTCTTCTCAAACTGTTTAGAGTTTGAGAAGCGTCACAAAACTCTTCGCCCCATATTGAACCAAACTGAGaaaaatagtttgttttttgtagacaCTCTCTTTGTTTTTGACTAATTTTAATGAGTATGTTTGCTACCAGTGTcaggcaagttactttgaaaaattaattaattatagttactagttactttttCAAAAAAGTTAGTAACCGAGTTataagattctaaaagtaattaattacttgaaaagtaactattgagttactttaaaaaaaaaaaaagtttaaccctctgggctccagggtataattggccatttttaactacttttgatgtttcctctacatttcacctttaaaaactatttactttgccttgtttggtatcattcttttcagcacaacctcacgtgtctgaatttacagttatgttttcaatttgacaaactgtattaacacaattgatctaaaatcagacataaaccctaaaatccaagtagaaaaagttaaaaattttactgtaacaaccacaaacatgtttcttgaatcatatttcacaactttaaatgcaaatataaattgtcaattttaaaatcatatgtaCAAGTTTtggaaacaacaaaattatttgcatccatttaccttttaccccttCTTTAAATAACCACTTCAAACTATTTATTaacatatcattttttgattggtcgacatggtgcatttttccaccaacacgaacgggctgttttttgtttagtttttttatgttttgctcataagcagagaggtctcactgcgctgtccttagacagtaaacatgacgaaactattgaggaaaaacaggcgtatatattgtttatcatgactctagttttacgtggcctatcaacacaatttaaaaactggtatatatcaccttgttgctttgtcatcttaaagtggtcatatgattggcttaccacgactactttattcttcctcagtcaaacagcagcactcatgtgattgttttgcccccttagctccaggtgttgtgccaaaaagtgaaaaacttaattatattcaacattctctgactggaagaaatttgtttaacatttaaacctattttctgcacattccagcacataaaataaaatatttttttgtgtttacactcactctttcaaataaatgcaagtaaaacacagcagaaaataaataaaatcaaagactagcggtcctgttgctctattttcacctataAAGCAGGACTGGtgtaggcggaggtttaccctggtgcaggtgagccacagcggtcagttgaagactccgcgagtttctctgtgaatttgccattacgtcgtagcgcactcggtgcttgctcggaagtttagggttttttttcgctgtaaaaagaagttttcttcccacgcacagcggacgctaatgtttttgtcactttttatggaatcaaactcaaagtgaggtcagtacttccacgctttaaacgctgcacgctcatactctctcccacacttgatatattatccattgttgatctgcacacagctgttgtcacgaacgtcgcactcgcttacgtcactgtcatgagacattctcgcaaaaaatcacggttttagtaaaacagtaacgcagcgttcctacgtgaaagtaacggtaatctaattaccgtttttgcaatagtaatcccttacattactcgttacttgaaaaagtaatcagattacagtaacgcgttacaagtaacgcgttactgcccatctctgctcgttactgaaaaaagcaacgccgttagtaacagcgttattcccatcactgattgTCACTGTGTCAGAGTCGCATCATCACAGAGGAACATAATCTGTTGAAAATTAAACACTGCTGTGCAGCCAACAATGCAAACCCTGGCAGTCGAGGCGCATGTTAAACAGAAATGAATGAAGCCTGAACCAACGTGTTGTTGGTGGAAAATTACAAGCAACTTTCTTACAtgtgggcgatcgtggctcaagagttgggagttcgccttgtaatcggaaggttgccagttcgagccccggcttggacagtctcggtcgttgtgtccttgggcaagacgcttcacccgttgcctactggtggtggtcagagggcccggtggcaccagtgtccggcagcctcgcctctgtcagtgcgccccagggcagctgtggctacaatgtagcttgccatcaccagtgtgtgaatgtgtgtgtgaatgggtggatgactggttgtgtaaagcgctttgaggtccttagggactagtaaagcgctatacaaatgcagaccaTTTACTGAGACAGGCAGCCAGCTGAAGCATCACACATGCTTAACATGCACTCAGCATTCAGACACTGTTTCTTTGTGAATTAATTTTTGTCTGGGTTTACTTTGTAGAGACACAACAGACAGCTCGGGTGGACTCGTCTGGAGTCCCGCTCTAAAGCTGACATTGTTCTTGTTGAATTTGCAGTTAGTTTTTATTCAGACATGAAATGACAGattcctttctttcttattttaatagaggacttttaaatttaacaacacaaaagtaTTCATACAGAGGACAATCACAAACCAAAACCCACAACATCTctaatatttgatttttatttcagGGTGAACTAGAATCACCCGACCTGCtaatgatttattttctaatgTGGACCACAAGAATGAAGCTCTTGaaactgttttgtttgaatAAAGACGATAAGAACAGCCAAACGTTACAGCTGCAGTGACCGTCAGCATGCTGCATGTGTTTCAGGCACTTCCTGTAAGCAGGGTTGGGACTGATTGGCTGCTACATATACTGGATGATATGGCAATGACCCTGTTTCCACTAGGTGGCACTGTGACTGTAACTGAATACTGGCAGGTAGCTGTGCTCAGGCTGAGACTCGCATGTGATGGGGTCAACTGAACAATTTATTAATCACAGCAACTTAAAATTTCATATCTAAATATCAAAATTTGCCACAGTTCCCTGACACACCTCCATCAAAGCGTGAAGAGGTCGGCACATCAGACTCTTCAAAGTCTTCTGAAAACTGATCTGTTACAACTCGAGCAggagttttttaaaatgtatcttGATGGAAAGAACTATGCAGAGaaacatttaaactttaattaaCTTCCTGTTAAATAAAAGTTCAATTAAGAAAACTTTATTAGCAAAGATGCCAAAATGGAATTCAAAATGGCCGATTTCCTGTTGGGTTTGGATGCGGGAGGCTTTTTTACATGTATGCCCTgaaattaatgtatttattaaataaactgtgttttataAATTGAGCTCCCAGTTTATTTATTCTTAGCTTTGTGTGAGGAACCTGATGACACCAACACCTGAACCTAATAACACACAGCGATACaagcttttcttttaaaagactCAATGCCAGTTAGCACTGATCAATAAACTCTGAGAGAGAAACTGTGTGATGTTATCTGAAGACAGCAACATGAGCTCCAAATCCCCTTAGCTTTCACTTTAACATCTTCAAGTTTTAAGTAAATCATCCTGCAATGCAAGTGTtccaatattaaaatataagtTTTTTCTTCAGGGAATTTTGAGATCCTGAGCTGTTACTGAGCTGTGCGTCTCACAGAAATCTTTTGCATGTGAAGATGCTTCAGAGCTGATGTTTCTGATGCATGTCCTGTTCGAAAACAGAGAACAGCTCTGGCTGAGTCATCAGGGTGCGACAGAGATTTGTGTTGTCTAGGTTTCATTGTTTGGAGCAGAGCAGAGCTGTTTTGGGGGAACCCGCCCAGTCGGGTTGGTGTCAGGGGATCATCAGGTAAGTCGTTGCCTGTAAATCTCAGAGTTTGGAGATCACACCAGTTTacagacaaagacagagagataAGAGGGGAGATAAATACTCCAGCGCTACTGAAACCATGGAGGAAACGAGGACACGCCAACAATACAGGATGTTATTACAGCAGAGGCTCGGAGAGAAACTTCCCCATCAGATACCATCTGTAATTTCtagaaatacaaagaaaacagaaaagctcCAAAATTAATGAGACCACAACACCAGAAGTCACTCTATTGGTCTAAAACATAAGGTTTCTAAAGGATAATTCACAAAGTGCAAAAACCAAGCACACCGTCTGTGGTTACACTATGTTTGTGTCGGTCTGATTGGTGGGAAATATTTTTATCTTGTGTAACACGAGTGTAACTTGATCAGGGTTGGGGGGTGCTGGACTCAGGCGTGCCGCCCCAGGTGTATCCATCATCGGGAACCTTCTTGAGGGGCATGGGGGATCTGAGTAAAGCCAAATCACATGAATCTGGGTGCAGTAAGAAGCCAGAGAAAACACTGCTGGCCTCATTGCTGACATACATGCCGTTGGTGACCATGTCCTTCACCTGAATCCACACCCAATCTCCCCTCAGCAGGTGAAGGACAACTGACTGTGAGGTGGTCGCTAACTGGCTGGCCTCCGTGGTTTTAATAACTGGCATGAAGTTACGAAAGAGGCCGATTTTCAGGACTTTGTCAAAGACGGTGACATGATAGCTGAAGACATAGGTGCCGTTGATGGGGGCGATGTAGATGCCGGTGCTGGGGTTGTAATTCTGCTGGATGTTGTAGAAAACATAGGAGAAAACCACGGGGGTGTCAGGTGAGGGAAAGCTGGTCGTCAGGCCTGCAGCAAAGGCCGACTGGATGGCAGGCATGCAGGGACCTGGAGGACCCATCATCCCTATGTGCCCCATGTCTCCCTTTATCCCCTGGGGCCCTCTTTGGCCCACGGTGCCCATTGTTCCCACATCACCTTTGACTCCTTTATCTCCTTTTTCGCCTTTATGTCCATCGGCTCCATCTATACATCTGCACTCCCCCTGTGGCCCCAGCTCTCCTTTCTCACCCACAGATCCAGGAACACCAGGGGGCCCAAACTCTCCCATCTCACCCTTGACACCTTTGGGACCCGGCATCCCCGGTGTGCCAGGCAGACCTCTGGATCCTGCAGGGCCTATCAAACCAGTTGGTCCCTGAGTTCCAAGGATGGACTTGCAATTATCAGGACAGACACCATCATCTCCTCTAGGACCCGGATCCCCCTGAAGACCCGCAAAACCTTGCTCCCCTTTTTCACCTGCAGACCAACAAAAAC
The window above is part of the Pelmatolapia mariae isolate MD_Pm_ZW linkage group LG14, Pm_UMD_F_2, whole genome shotgun sequence genome. Proteins encoded here:
- the LOC134640749 gene encoding inner ear-specific collagen-like produces the protein MVQAPSPSEGQSAPKPRRCCPFPAKERKPASRIQTRQSTPPPSPLPPMANRERSYEDPIPRTASSYVTMVTFLLHALLAVMFLPVVMLTNGTQSPVLTFDPAAVSDRDAYCQMLLQSGVPEQQIPWFCVCTRCQNTRGPKGSRGDEGLPGIPGSPGKRGMSGFRGPLGFVGRQGAKGQKGEDGYKGDRGPQGPAGLRGLQGFKGEKGEQGFAGLQGDPGPRGDDGVCPDNCKSILGTQGPTGLIGPAGSRGLPGTPGMPGPKGVKGEMGEFGPPGVPGSVGEKGELGPQGECRCIDGADGHKGEKGDKGVKGDVGTMGTVGQRGPQGIKGDMGHIGMMGPPGPCMPAIQSAFAAGLTTSFPSPDTPVVFSYVFYNIQQNYNPSTGIYIAPINGTYVFSYHVTVFDKVLKIGLFRNFMPVIKTTEASQLATTSQSVVLHLLRGDWVWIQVKDMVTNGMYVSNEASSVFSGFLLHPDSCDLALLRSPMPLKKVPDDGYTWGGTPESSTPQP